TCTTCGCTCACATCTACCCCCTCGGCCAGTGCGGAGCCGATCCGGTCAACGACTTCCAATCCCCGCCGAATCCCCGCCTCGATCAGCTTCGACAATGGATCGGCCACTTCCAATGGCTCGGGGTGGATGCGCTGTACCTCGGGCCGGTCTTCGAGTCCTCCTCGCACGGCTACGACACAGCCGACTACCGCCTCGTCGATCGCCGCCTCGGCACCGATGATACCCTGGCTGGACTGACCGCCGCGCTTCACGACCAAGGCATCCGCGTCATCCTCGACGGCGTCTTTCACCACGTCGGTCGAGACTTCTGGGCCTTCCGCGACCTCCAGCAGCAGGGCGAGCAATCCTCCTATCGCGACTGGTTCTCCGGTGTCGATTTCTCCCAGCGCAGCCCCCTCGGCGATCCCTTCTCCTACGATGCCTGGGAGGGGCATTTCGACCTGGTCAAGCTCAACCTCTCCAACCCTGCCGTGCGGGACCACCTGTTCGACACCATCCGATCCTGGATCGATCGCTTCGCCATTGACGGCCTCCGCCTCGATGTCGCCTACGCCCTCGATCCCGACTTCCTCCGCGCTCTGGCCGAGTTCTGCCGAGGGATCCACTCCGAGTTCTGGTTGCTCGGCGAGGCCATTCACGGCGACTACCGCCGCATCGCCGGCCCCGGCCTGCTCGACGCCGTCACCAACTACGAGTGCTACAAGGGGCTCTACTCTAGCCACAACGACCGCAATCTCTTTGAGATCGCCCATTCCCTCGACCGCCAGTTTGGCGACGGCGGCCTTTATCGAGATCTGACGACCTACAACTTCGTCGATAACCACGATGTCAACCGCATCGCCAGCACGCTCCGGGAACCGGCGCACCTGAAACCTGTTCACCTGTTGCTGTTCACCATGCCCGGCGTACCGTCCCTTTACGCGGGCAGCGAGTGGGGGATCGAAGGGGTTCGGGTCCACGGCGACGACCGGCCGCTTCGGCCTCCCTTGCCCACTCCCGAGGCAGCCCAGGCCCTTGGCCGCCA
The Tautonia marina DNA segment above includes these coding regions:
- a CDS encoding alpha-amylase family glycosyl hydrolase; translation: MPGSWAQDAVFAHIYPLGQCGADPVNDFQSPPNPRLDQLRQWIGHFQWLGVDALYLGPVFESSSHGYDTADYRLVDRRLGTDDTLAGLTAALHDQGIRVILDGVFHHVGRDFWAFRDLQQQGEQSSYRDWFSGVDFSQRSPLGDPFSYDAWEGHFDLVKLNLSNPAVRDHLFDTIRSWIDRFAIDGLRLDVAYALDPDFLRALAEFCRGIHSEFWLLGEAIHGDYRRIAGPGLLDAVTNYECYKGLYSSHNDRNLFEIAHSLDRQFGDGGLYRDLTTYNFVDNHDVNRIASTLREPAHLKPVHLLLFTMPGVPSLYAGSEWGIEGVRVHGDDRPLRPPLPTPEAAQALGRHPDLAPVIAQLAAIRRRLPALRQGTYRQVFVASEHLAFERSLENDRVIVASNASETSATLDLPLSAAEGEEFEDQLAPGALFSVRNGHLTLDVPPRWGRILSRR